The Prunus persica cultivar Lovell chromosome G7, Prunus_persica_NCBIv2, whole genome shotgun sequence genome has a segment encoding these proteins:
- the LOC109950352 gene encoding uncharacterized protein LOC109950352, with amino-acid sequence MDTVRILVCYNGSWVKKDNIESYEGGEAKGIIVSRNVTFSELVERIYKIMDAEPTKYSVTLKYSVPVSASFSKQIRVEDNDDVQYFLKYNTDVMASKVTPLVASLKNIEGHGIEGCNGIVSVESSNAPATFVVERRNVAIAHNETENGGNGFNWSDWVEEVHFESGENIVANLYQPSNEEEPYSAPIVHPHEDSSAEPSTVQCRQVQSEPPRQSSSSEMHTIRVDSKHGESVEYIGYGGGLSCINWEANLKVGRVYPNKIALLKTISLAAIRGHFRFRTVQSGKRRFCVRCWQVPCPWKLRAYKVGLHEFKVVKYDPLHECDLSIYTAADIKTDVKKKFGVSISYSTAWRSRELAFKTMRGSAEESYSLLPSYCYELERTNPGTLTYIQTDAADHFLYFFMSIGACIRGFKSSMRPVIAVDATHLKCKYKGVLFVATAFDKNHNIYPVAFGIGDLDTDAAWEWFLRKLHCAIGDCSNLVVIFDRNGSGLRRVFPGASHGICFYHLKGNMKASFHLKQRDLILGYFIRAAKSYRLAEFNRHFSMINNERVRTYLLRAGVQKWSRAHCDGRRYNVMTTNIVESINSVLHFARMLSVLHLIDEITNLLLTWFSQRRDLAMKCHSTLCPDLGEQKLRKRLDAASRMNVVKINDVECNVLDGDLNGLVHLANRSCTCRKFDLEQLPCKYAIAVCWHLNLNPYSFASSYYTRATWAAAYAESIYPVPPKGTWVIPEHLNNVKILPPVCKVMPGRRKMQRVPSKGEDSRQKKCSRCGVKGHYRNTCKQSVPLKN; translated from the exons ATGGATACAGTTAGAATTTTGGTATGCTACAATGGAAGTTGGGTTAAGAAGGATAACATTGAGAGTTATGAAGGTGGGGAGGCTAAAGGCATAATAGTGTCACGGAACGTAACGTTTTCCGAACTTGTTGAACGCATTTATAAGATCATGGATGCAGAGCCCACGAAATATAGTGTCACATTGAAGTATTCAGTTCCTGTATCCGCATCTTTCAGTAAGCAGATAAGGGTTGAAGACAATGATGATGTTCAATATTTTCTCAAGTACAACACAGATGTTATGGCCTCTAAAGTAACCCCTTTAGTAGCAAGCTTGAAAAATATCGAAGGTCATGGTATTGAAGGGTGCAATGGCATTGTAAGCGTTGAGAGTAGCAATGCTCCTGCTACCTTTGTTGTGGAACGAAGAAATGTGGCAATTGCGCAcaatgaaactgaaaatggtgggaatggttttaattgGAGTGATTGGGTTGaagaagttcattttgaaagcgGTGAAAACATAgttgctaatttgtatcaaCCTAGCAATGAAGAGGAACCGTACTCTGCACCAATTGTGCATCCTCATGAGGACAGCAGTGCGGAACCCTCCACTGTGCAGTGTAGACAGGTGCAATCTGAACCTCCCCGGCAATCAAGTTCGAGTGAAATGCATACAATTCGGGTTGATTCGAAGCATGGTGAGAGTGTGGAATATATTGGTTATGGTGGAGGCCTTTCGTGCATAAATTGGGAAGCAAATTTGAAGGTTGGCCGAGTTTATCCAAATAAGATTGCCCTTTTAAAAACCATCAGTTTAGCAGCAATTAGAGGCCACTTTCGGTTCAGAACAGTCCAATCTGGGAAGCGTCGGTTTTGTGTTCGCTGTTGGCAGGTGCCTTGCCCTTGGAAACTTCGGGCATATAAGGTTGGATTACATGAGTTTAAGGTTGTTAAATACGATCCACTTCATGAATGTGATCTGAG CATCTATACTGCAGCTGATATAAAGAcagatgtgaaaaaaaaatttggtgttAGCATAAGCTACTCTACAGCTTGGAGAAGCCGAGAGTTAGCTTTCAAAACAATGAGAGGGTCTGCAGAAGAGTCGTATTCCCTTCTCCCTTCCTATTGTTATGAGTTGGAGCGTACAAATCCGGGAACTTTGACATACATTCAGACTGATGCAGCCGACcacttcttatatttttttatgtcaatTGGTGCATGCATACGAGGATTTAAGTCGTCAATGCGGCCCGTGATTGCTGTTGATGCTACCCATTTGAAGTGCAAGTATAAaggtgttttgtttgttgcgaCCGCATTTGACAAAAATCACAACATATATCCTGTTGCCTTTGGGATTGGAGATTTGGATACCGATGCAGCATGGGAGTggtttttaagaaaattacATTGTGCAATTGGTGATTGCTCGAATCTTGTTGTCATATTTGATCGCAATGGGAGTGGGTTGCGTAGAGTTTTTCCTGGGGCAAGCCATGGTATTTGCTTTTATCACTTGAAGGGCAATATGAAAGCCTCATTTCACTTGAAGCAACGGGATCTGATATTGGGGTATTTTATAAGGGCAGCGAAGTCTTATCGTCTAGCGGAGTTCAATCGTCACTTCTCGATGATAAACAATGAGCGAGTGCGAACTTATCTACTACGTGCAGGCGTTCAGAAGTGGTCCCGGGCCCACTGTGATGGACGACGCTATAATGTGATGACAACGAATATTGTGGAGTCCATTAATTCAGTTCTTCATTTTGCAAGGATGCTTTCGGTCCTACACTTGATCGATGAAATCACAAATTTACTTCTTACTTGGTTTAGTCAACGTCGAGATTTAGCAATGAAATGTCATTCTACATTGTGCCCTGATTTGGGTGAACAGAAGTTAAGGAAGAGGTTAGACGCTGCGTCAAGGATGAATGTGGTCAAAATCAATGATGTTGAGTGTAATGTTCTGGATGGTGATTTGAACGGTCTGGTGCACTTGGCAAACCGTAGTTGTACGTGCAGGAAGTTTGACTTGGAGCAACTCCCGTGCAAGTATGCTATTGCGGTATGTTGGCACTTGAATTTGAACCCCTACTCCTTTGCCTCTTCTTATTATACACGAGCTACATGGGCAGCGGCATATGCTGAATCTATTTATCCTGTACCACCTAAAGGCACATGGGTTATTCCCGAACATTTGAACAATGTCAAAATCCTTCCTCCTGTTTGTAAGGTTATGCCGGGCCGTCGCAAAATGCAAAGAGTACCTTCCAAAGGAGAGGACTCCCGGCAAAAAAAATGCTCAAGGTGTGGTGTGAAGGGCCACTACCGAAATACATGCAAACAATCTGTCCCTCTCAAGAACTGA